The DNA region CTGTCAGGCTGCACCAGCTTAGGCGTGCTTCATTCCCTAGAACGAGTCCTGCTTTAAGGAAAGAACAAATCTGAGCAAGTACAATAGAAATAGTCAGGTTACAGGCTGCAGTAGTCAAGGACAAGGATATTACTGATCAATAGGTTTAAGGCCAACTAGTTATGAATTGAAATATGTTGTACTTTTTCATGGCACTCAATACACTGAAATTTAGTAGTAGGTGACATTAAACAAGGGTATACATATTTATATGGTATGCAATATATACATGTAGCTTCAGTTCCTAAAGTAGAAAGTGCAAATTTTCTTGCCTAAATAAAGTCAACTTGTGAAAGACCACCTGTGTTTTCCTATACTGAATATTATAAGAAATGTTACCATCTTAATCAATTTAGTGCAAACTGATGCAAGTTCAAAGACATACCACTCCTTTTTAGTCACTACTTACCAAATGCcccttcttttaaaatacagctaCTTTTTTTGTGAAGAGAACAGCAAACACTTTACAATTAGCATGCTGTTCTAGCCTACAATAACAAAACTTGCCAATATACAAATCAGGTTTTGGTCATGCAGCACAGACCCATCCTCACAATAATCCATCTTTtatttcagtctggaaaagagaagcCCTGTGCCAGATCAATTAACAGGTCATCCTGGCCATTCCATACTCCAAGCTGACAACGGCAGGCTCAGCTTTTGAGAACTCTTCCATGAATTCACTGTAGCGATTGTCTGCTGTGTTGCTGCCCTCTATAGTTCTTACAGAGTCATTCACAGGCATCAGTGGCTGCTCCTTCTTGAAGCATGGAGAGGTTTTCAGTGCCATGGGTGCAGGAGGGGCAGACTGCAGAGGCTCCTTCACAAGGACTGCATCTGACTGACTGTTTTTCcgctttattttctgaaatatagACAGTAATTACTAATAGTAAGCATCACTGCTTTACTGATGACACTCTGCTTTGAACAGAAGTGAATTTACTACTTTTGCTGTCCAATTCAACCTCTGCAGAACCCTACATTACATACCCTAGATTAGATATGTAAAAGGATTATTACATGTTAGGCCATTGTGTATGACAGGTTTTTTCCACTGTTTACAGCAGATGCTACAAGCACTGTATGCTTAAAAATGCGCAGCTGAACAGAAGACAGAAAGGTTGCCTCTTAAGCCAGTCCATAGAGGAGGAGGGATTTCTCCAAGCTTGTTCCTTATTTGCTTGCTAACAGGATAGGAATACTTTCTGCAGTAGAGCAGAGGAAGACAGTCCTCAGTATTACTAGCAAGCAGCaagccagcagcagcagactaGGAGTCTCTTAAGACACCACAGGTTCATAGGTAAACCTTTTCTCCTTCCTAACATCTTATAAAGACTTagatctgaaaaaaacagagtttGTTCAAATGCAGGAAGCCACTGAAAGTTGCTAACTAAAAAGCAGGACTGGAGAAAAGGACTTATCCTGCAAGTACACAGCAAATGGAGAGGACAGCAATTGGGAGCTTGCACTAACTAAATTTTTTTCTTGACGATGTGTTTGTGCTCTATTAAAACCTAGACCAGGTCCAGAAGCCCTTGGTGTCTTTTAACACACTAACTTTGAGAATGAAAATAGCAATAGAAAGGCCTGCATCAAGATTTCAAACAGCTTGCGGTCCCTTCTCATCAATTCAATTGAGGAATGTGGGCACAGGTAAAGTTAACACTTTGGAACAAGGTTCTGCAAAACCGAAGTTTCAGTTTTGAGTTTTCATCTTGCTGAATTTTCACCCTGCTTTATCTTGCTTTTCATCTTGAATTCTCATCCTGCTGTatcaattgtttaaaaaaaatttaaatatacagTTAAGACTTGAGACAGAGTTAAGAATCAGCTTAATAAAAATCTTTCCTCTTAAAACAGCTGTACTTGTTCCACCTCCCCAATGTAACATGCACAGGAGCTGGCCATTGTTGTCGTTTGTTGCCACATAAAAATAACACTGGTATTTACCTTAGAACTTTGAATTTCTTAAAAGGTAATATTTTGAAGTCAGCACTTTGACTATAATGAAGTGTCAATTAAATGCAGCTCATTAATTCATACTAGAATAAAATGAGATACACTGCATTCAGTTCCTCTGGCTGTTTACTGTAGCAATGTGATAAGTCATCTCTAGAAAACTGATCTCTTTATGTGGATTTAGCCCCTAGAGACCCTGCCTTCAAGTAAACATTACAGTGTATATGCCCCATAATTATGGTGACTTGCAATTGCATGAACCTGCATATAAGTTGAGAAGGACAAAAATACATAGTGTCTGCATTTTATTAggtatgaaaacaaaatatttctgatcTCCTTAGTTTAGCCACACAGCTGTAACAGATGGGTGCTTTGTTATCTCAGATGTTTCACATGAATTTAATCATTATAAACTATTCTGAGTGACACTTTGGTAGTGGGAACAGTTTTACATAATACAGTTCATCAGGAAGGCACAGTAATTTGTGTTTATGAGCATTGACTctatagcctggcatacagcaTAGAAACATACAGTGAAAAAGatcagctcagtattacacagaACAAGTGCTGGGCCATACAATGGTGACATTCATATGAAAGCCAGAAGCATTATTACAAGGCTATAAACATGAATTTGAAGAACAAGTCACAAGTAAGTACACTTATTTGGTAATACTTACAGCTTCCAGTTCTTTAATGTCTTTCtccatttgtttattttgttcactCATGTTCATGATAAGATCCAATACAGATTGCCTGGGATGCATACTTCGATCAAACTGATGGTACATATTTCTCCAAAACCTGCACGTAGCAGACAGCTTTTAACTATTCAGAATAATGACAGAATTGAAGAAAAGATACTGTATTAATTCAAACTTACTTAAAATTGAAAGACACTGTGTTAGGCTCCAAAAGAGTTAGCTCTGGAGAAAAATCTGGATTATACAAAGGATTTTgatatttcttttgttcttgcaGAAGGAATGGCCACAAGGAATATGTCTTCTCTTTAAATCTTAAGGTAAGAAGAAATCAAGGTCAAGACAGACTGCAAGTAAAAGCCCAGAATGTGTTCGACTCAACGTAATAAATCCATCACAACTGCTTTTTTAAAGTTACCAGAATAGTTATAAATTTTGAATGAAATGCTCTACTCAGTTCTATCCAACGTTAGCATTATGCCAGGAAGAAGTCAATCTTACTGTCAGTTTTAGAACTAATAGTGCTTATGCTGTGCAAGTTTTGCCTACTTgcaataaatgcttttaaaatacagttaagATACAGATGAAGTGATAACAAATTTACAGATATTTTCTAATTGAAGACATTTGGAGACATCCTGCTCTTTTTTTACTGACAGGAAGTAGTCTTGAATAGGCAATAATTTTAGGGTTAACTACAGATAAGGTTAGGGGAGGGAATGAGGTGAAACTTCCAAATTTAAGCTTACCTGtttttagaaaagaaaggagggggaagatACTATGACTTGCCCTATCAAAGGGGAGTATGGATTTTCTcccaaaattagaaaaaatgtcTTCAGTATGCAAAACCATGAGGACCACTGCTCTTCCCTAATGCAGTTCAACATCTGTTTTTGTACTACCTATCTTGTCTCTTTACTTTTATTCAGAGCCCCCCAAAAATAAGATCTATAGTTGTTCTTCATTTATCAGAATAAGTGAGACACATTGCAATAAGTCTACTTACTTTAGTTCTTCTCGCTCTTTTTGGCAGTTTCCAAGGAAGTTTCCAAACTGACATGAATGGACATGTTCATGgatctgaagaaggaaagcttcaTTGTACTCAAAGCCTTGGGGAAATTGCTCAGTCAGATTCCACACACTTTCTAAAAACTGGGTGAACACTGGTGAGATTTCTTTTGGATCACCATCCAACTGACAGCACCTAAAAAAGATTCCATAGACAGAGTGAAATAGTTTAAAGctacagacaaaaaaaacacaacaacaaaaaacaaccacaaccacacacacacacacacctagtTGCACTTGCCTTTAACTACTCTACATCAATTTGACACTAGTTTTGGTTTGGAGACTGAGTATCTAACTTAGATAACTGGGGCAATTTTTAAATAAGTCCATATTTTAGCTACTTTTCTGATTTGCACTACATCTGTATTCAGCACAGAAAAATCAACACAAGACAAAATTAAGAGGCTCCTTTGTTGTCTATTATTTCCATAGTAAACATTTGGAGTATGCCAGCTAAAAGTAAATTAATAAACAATATATAGCAGCAAGGCTATTTTTGTAGATGGTATAAGTcagatcaaaagaaaaacaaagctctgAACATAGAGACATTTAAAGGTAGGCATTATTTCAACATTAAAAGTAAAAGTAAAtacaaactcattttaaaaagatCACAACTTTAAAACTGTGTTTTATGTTGCTTAAATGGCTAGGAGGTAGCTTTGGATTGGTCTTGCATTTTCTAGGCATATGTGCAGATCCAGCAGCTGTCGTCAACATCTGAGAGCAAGATACCAGTAGCTCAAGAAGTATGTTTGTACTATAAAACAATTATCCAATAGGTATCTGAATAAGTAATAATACAGAGTGCATTGTCTATTGATAACAGCCTACTCATTGCAGAATTTCTAGCAACACTGCAGTAGTTTAAGTACCATAATtccataagctttttttttttttttttttttttaagtatacatGGACATTAATATTTATGTAAAATGCTGAATCACTTTTACTGGAATATTTATCCTCCAGTTCACTGCGTACATGTATACATTTTTCTTTACTGGAAGAACATGAACTACCTGTCAGAGAATTTGTGCCCAAAAGAGATCCAGTCCTTCTCTATCAAgacctagaggggaaaaaaacaaaacatccacaATTAAACATTATTAAATCTTACATCTACAGTATTACCTTCACAGGTTATATACTGTATTTTCAATCTGAATCAATTAACTACTGTAAGAGCAAGTATTTGTCACTTGGTAGGTCCTTTACTTTCTTGGAAGACGCCTTTGCAACAGATTCTCAAAGCACTGTTTAGGTCAGTTGTCAAAATTTAGTTGTACTAAATATGAGCACATTTCTAAAACCAGTAGAACAAAATTTAACAACAGATTGACAATCAGATGATAACTACTGTTAAATCAGGCTTACTTTAAACACAGTAAGCAGTAAGACCTCACATAAATGGCTGCAAGAGGTTTATAGCAACTAATTtgcaattaacaaaaaaaaaaaaaaaaaaaatcaaagtatggGAAAAATTTTAGTATTGCACTCCTGGTACCATAGTTTACCTTTTATGTCCTTTGATTTACCAAGAAGCAATGCAATAATACAACAGCATGCTTACCATGAATCCTTTAATTGTTCTGTAATAGGAATCTAGTAAGAGAGCTCCAAGGGAACAAACTTGGGAAGTCCTATCCCAGCCATCTGAGCAGTGCACCAATACACTGGCACTCTCAACTGCTATTGCCTGCAAAGTAAAACACCATTGTTTCTTAGTAAATATTCAAGACTGATGTCAGAATTTAGCAAATAATTACAAAAGCTACATTTATCCCAAACTCACAGCATAGTCCattttaaaacatacagaaaaatatGAGGAAAGATTAAATGCTAATTAGAAAGCTATGAATTCTTCTCCAGTGAAATGAAAACACcctataaagaaaagaaataccttGTGCAAGATGACAGTGGAAAGTAATAGGGACCTCTACAGTGGTTCCCATTTCTCTTCCTATCCTTTTAAAACTAGAAATACCTTTTCAATGCACATTAAGAAGAAAGCACACTATGCATTACAGATCAAGCTGGatgtagaaaacaaaaaatacccaCTGTTAATCATTAAAAAAGTTAAGGACTAGGAAGTGCTCACTAGCTTCAACTAAGAATTCAAATCCTGTCAACAATTATTTGGTGGGTCACCTTTAGGAGAAGCACCTGTTTTTAACGTAAGTCCTGTTATTTCTGCTAGTGAAAAAGACCCAGGCTTCTCCCCacgccctcaaaaaaaaaaaaaaaaaaaaaaaaaaaaaaaaaaaaaaacaccaccacaacCACCCACCCACCACTTTGCTTCATAGATACCTGGCAAAGGCAACAGTTCCTTTGAATTTTTCATAAACAATCCCATTTCCTTGCCAAATAAAGTCAGCACATAACCATTTTGATTTCTCTACAATTAGTGCCTCAGAAGCTGTTTTTCAACATACACTAAGCAGTTTCCTCCACCTCCCTTCAAATTGGTTAGATCTTTTACAAGTACCCAAAAGAACCAGTAGCATAAAAGTCCCTTCATGCTTCAGTAAAGGGCCCAAACagcattcaaaaaaaccccagaacttTAGCTGGCACATTCAATAACTGCAATTATTAGGAAACATGCAATACTTGTACACAGATATATCTGATATGTTGTTTTATTTCAAGCTTCTCCTTCTCTCCAAAAAAGGACAGTAAAGTGAACTAAAGACGACTGAATTTATGGAATTTTACACTTCAAACAATATTAAGTATAATTCTGCCAGGGACCAAGTAAACTTGCCCTCACCAAAGAAAGGAGCAGCATACAAGTTACCTTGACTAGGAAGACAGCAGCATCCAACACAGCTTTGATGTGACGCAGCCATCCAGAATTCTCCAAACCAGACAAGAAGTCATTGACAGATAAACCCTTTGTACCactgactgaaaataaaatagaagagtTAAAGCCCTAAAAAGTTGTAACTACCTATATCCTGCAGTGGAGAAAGGGTATTGGAAACAATATACAATTATTTAAGTTGATCTGAAATATCTTTTAGGAAAACATCACTCCCAAAGGTTAAAAGCAGCAATGCAAAATATGTTCTCCACCTAAAATTCAACTCCGCAGAACTACAGCAACCATGAATGACAAGAATAAGATTTTTGCATCTTTTTGGCAAAAAACATTCAAGGTAAAGAGACTGGTTACCCCCAATAGGGAGCAATGCCTTGCCTTGTAAAGGAAGGCAACACAAATGCTTACCAGCTTGCCAGAAAGACTTAcaggctattattattattattatgaccAAGTAGTCACAACCAGATAATATATACAGTTCTGAGCATTTAGACCAACAGAGCCGAATCACCTTCTCTCCTCTGTCTAGAGGGTAAAGCGAGTGCAGTACATGGACAGTGATGGAACTGAAAACCATGGAGACTAAGTTTTGTCCATCTCAAAAACACTACAGTTTTGGTTATGatctctcctgttctttccaaGTGTACTTCGAACCTGTAATGCTAAGGCTAAATGAGGGCGCAGGGAAAGGAAAATCCAGATTAAAAGAAAGCTGCCTCGCAGCGTAGCAACAACAGTTATAGAGGTAGACTGTGAAAGTGTTTCACATGGACATTTAGCAATTCACAAGTAAGACAGAACAACCTGATTTTTGTAGGACACTAAATATCTATCAGATAGAAACTGCTTTTTACTAATCATTTTGAGCACCAGCTTACACAGTTTAATATTACTGTTCCAACCACAAGGAACTTctagcataaaaaaaaagaaaaaggaaagacagcatTCCCTGGCTGATATAGCTTCAGAGTTGTTTGATTCTAGGAGAAAATTCCTTAAGTTGCTATCTACAAAAGCACCTCCCACTGCCACAAGCAAAAACTATTTTCTGCCAAGCTAGTGAGctccaaataaaaaaaacaagagagagcAGAAAGCTCTGTAGCTGAAAGCTAGCAGTGGAGCCATTCATATACAAGTTGCAAAATAATCTTTATCTCTGGGTACAGGGGGAAGTGAGTCAGTAGAGTGCGCAAAAAACAACTCACCTGAGTCATTTTGTGACTCAGTTTCATGTTCAGTCAAGTGCCATGCTGTAATGAAGGGTACAGACTCCTAAGAAGCCAGTACTCCTGGAGCTTTCCTGTATCTGCACTACATGTTTCTTAGCCACACAAATTTCGGTAGAGTCCCCGTTCATCAGAAGATTTGTAATGCCTGTTGCCACTCAATGCTATAACAAAGAAACTCCCAAATAATAAAGCAGCATTCTTTCGAAAGCCTATAGATCTCTCTCTCATTGAGGGGGAAGGAAGCTAGCAAACCATAGCACAATGGGGTAACAAAACAGACATCAAGAAACCCCTGGACACAAAACCTAATTTTAAAGAGCAGCTTGTAGATATCAGATATCAGTAAAACCAGCAAAAGCTCTGTTCATTTTACTCTGGTCTTTGATGAAGAAGTACTAGCATTAGgcaacagattttcttctgaaaagcccCCCCCCATGAGGAATCAGCCAAGATACTGACATGAAAGCATcagcagttctctctctctcagcagttCTACAAACCTGTTAAATCACAGCCATACATGGCACCACAGcagggcaaagaaaaaaaaaatacccccccaCACAG from Apteryx mantelli isolate bAptMan1 chromosome 1, bAptMan1.hap1, whole genome shotgun sequence includes:
- the MTMR6 gene encoding myotubularin-related protein 6 isoform X2 codes for the protein MEHIRTTKVEQVKLLDRFSTSNKSLTGTLYLTATHLLFIESSQRETWILHHHIAAVEKLPLTTSGCPLVIQCKNFRIVHFVVPRERDCHDIYNSLLQLSRTAQYDELYAFSYNPKQNSSEQVKGWQLIDLAEEYKRMGVPNANWQLSDANRDYKICETYPKELYVPRTASKPIIVGSSKFRSKGRFPVLSYYHKDKEAAICRCSQPLSGFSARCLEDEHMLQAISKANPSNRFMYVMDTRPKLNAMANRAAGKGYENEDNYSNIRFQFVGIENIHVMRSSLQKLLEVSGTKGLSVNDFLSGLENSGWLRHIKAVLDAAVFLVKAIAVESASVLVHCSDGWDRTSQVCSLGALLLDSYYRTIKGFMVLIEKDWISFGHKFSDRCCQLDGDPKEISPVFTQFLESVWNLTEQFPQGFEYNEAFLLQIHEHVHSCQFGNFLGNCQKEREELKFKEKTYSLWPFLLQEQKKYQNPLYNPDFSPELTLLEPNTVSFNFKFWRNMYHQFDRSMHPRQSVLDLIMNMSEQNKQMEKDIKELEAKIKRKNSQSDAVLVKEPLQSAPPAPMALKTSPCFKKEQPLMPVNDSVRTIEGSNTADNRYSEFMEEFSKAEPAVVSLEYGMARMTC
- the MTMR6 gene encoding myotubularin-related protein 6 isoform X1; translation: MHGGERSFACLDFVGCIAVTKLEQFLCTSEFVGEVQCQVEQVKLLDRFSTSNKSLTGTLYLTATHLLFIESSQRETWILHHHIAAVEKLPLTTSGCPLVIQCKNFRIVHFVVPRERDCHDIYNSLLQLSRTAQYDELYAFSYNPKQNSSEQVKGWQLIDLAEEYKRMGVPNANWQLSDANRDYKICETYPKELYVPRTASKPIIVGSSKFRSKGRFPVLSYYHKDKEAAICRCSQPLSGFSARCLEDEHMLQAISKANPSNRFMYVMDTRPKLNAMANRAAGKGYENEDNYSNIRFQFVGIENIHVMRSSLQKLLEVSGTKGLSVNDFLSGLENSGWLRHIKAVLDAAVFLVKAIAVESASVLVHCSDGWDRTSQVCSLGALLLDSYYRTIKGFMVLIEKDWISFGHKFSDRCCQLDGDPKEISPVFTQFLESVWNLTEQFPQGFEYNEAFLLQIHEHVHSCQFGNFLGNCQKEREELKFKEKTYSLWPFLLQEQKKYQNPLYNPDFSPELTLLEPNTVSFNFKFWRNMYHQFDRSMHPRQSVLDLIMNMSEQNKQMEKDIKELEAKIKRKNSQSDAVLVKEPLQSAPPAPMALKTSPCFKKEQPLMPVNDSVRTIEGSNTADNRYSEFMEEFSKAEPAVVSLEYGMARMTC